In Arthrobacter citreus, a genomic segment contains:
- the gndA gene encoding NADP-dependent phosphogluconate dehydrogenase, which produces MSAQIGVTGLAVMGANLARNLARNGYTVALHNRSIEKTDALLEAHGDEGDFIRTESLQELVDSLEKPRRVLIMVKAGAPVDSVIEKLVPLLEAGDIVIDAGNSHYEDTRRREAALAEKDLHFVGVGVSGGEEGALLGPSIMPGGSKESYDSLGPMLEKIAAKYDGDPCCTWIGTDGAGHFVKMVHNGIEYADMQVIGEAYDLLRSAAGIEPAEQAKIFTEWNTGQLSSFLIEITAEVLAHTDAKTSKPFVDVVVDSAGQKGTGRWTVVSGLDLGSPVSAIAESVFARALSSQRDQREEAQEILAGGESTVELPDTFVEDVRQALYASKLVSYAQGIDMLTGAAKTYGWDLKLDEIASLWRAGCIIRAELLDDIMKAYAGDAAPANLLLAPAFAESIAAALPAWRRVVSVAVQLGIPVPVFSSSLAYYDGLRRKRLPAALTQGLRDLFGAHTYHRVDDEGTFHTLWGADRSEIAAVDTH; this is translated from the coding sequence TTGAGCGCACAAATTGGCGTCACCGGTCTGGCAGTAATGGGAGCAAACCTGGCCCGTAACCTGGCCCGGAACGGCTATACCGTGGCCCTTCACAACCGGTCCATCGAGAAGACTGACGCACTGCTGGAAGCACACGGCGACGAGGGCGACTTCATCCGCACCGAATCCCTGCAGGAACTGGTTGATTCGCTGGAAAAGCCGCGCCGGGTCCTGATCATGGTCAAGGCCGGAGCACCCGTTGACTCCGTCATCGAAAAGCTGGTGCCGCTGCTGGAAGCAGGCGACATCGTCATCGATGCCGGCAACTCCCATTACGAGGACACCCGCCGCCGTGAGGCTGCGCTGGCCGAAAAGGACCTGCACTTTGTGGGCGTCGGCGTGTCCGGCGGCGAGGAAGGTGCCCTGCTGGGCCCGTCCATCATGCCCGGCGGCTCCAAGGAATCCTACGATTCCCTGGGCCCGATGCTGGAAAAGATCGCGGCGAAGTACGACGGCGACCCGTGCTGCACCTGGATCGGCACCGACGGTGCCGGCCACTTCGTCAAGATGGTGCACAACGGCATCGAATACGCCGACATGCAGGTCATCGGGGAAGCCTATGATCTGCTGCGTTCGGCCGCAGGCATCGAACCGGCCGAACAGGCCAAGATCTTCACCGAATGGAACACCGGCCAGCTCAGCTCGTTCCTGATTGAAATCACCGCCGAGGTCCTGGCTCACACCGATGCCAAGACCAGCAAGCCGTTTGTCGACGTCGTCGTGGACTCCGCCGGTCAGAAGGGCACCGGCCGCTGGACCGTCGTTTCCGGCCTGGACCTGGGCTCGCCCGTGTCCGCCATCGCCGAGTCGGTCTTTGCCCGGGCCCTGTCCTCCCAGCGCGACCAGCGCGAAGAGGCTCAGGAAATCCTGGCCGGCGGCGAGTCCACCGTGGAACTGCCGGACACCTTCGTGGAAGACGTCCGGCAGGCGCTGTACGCCTCCAAGCTCGTCAGCTACGCGCAGGGCATCGACATGCTCACCGGTGCCGCCAAGACCTACGGCTGGGACCTGAAGCTGGATGAGATCGCATCGCTGTGGCGTGCCGGCTGCATCATCCGCGCCGAGCTGCTGGACGACATCATGAAGGCGTACGCCGGCGATGCCGCTCCGGCGAACCTGCTGCTCGCCCCGGCCTTCGCCGAGTCCATAGCAGCCGCTCTGCCGGCCTGGCGCCGCGTGGTGTCCGTCGCGGTCCAGCTGGGCATTCCCGTGCCCGTGTTCTCTTCTTCCCTGGCCTACTACGACGGACTGCGCCGCAAGCGCCTGCCCGCCGCACTGACCCAGGGCCTGCGGGACCTCTTCGGCGCACACACGTACCACCGCGTTGACGACGAAGGCACGTTCCACACACTGTGGGGCGCGGACCGTTCCGAGATTGCGGCAGTGGACACCCACTAA
- a CDS encoding serine hydrolase, translated as MLLQTESSRTFFRRRPVLRRTLAAAAALLIPLTAGCAGVTATEQVKAAAESTTKAAPSDALPEQEARQLDDALTDYAAETGSQFSAAIYEKSTGRSWYYNDGGTYLEASLVKVPILLTLLRQATEEERQLTLEEEYLSVMMIEYSDNDATTELYQSVGGAPELSRTYELLGVTETSATEIWGANDTRAGDQLKIARALLEGVDWISGGLQDYAVELMENVEDSQRWGISAGLEESGAKIALKNGWLQDDDLAWNVGSVGFVRAGGSEYAVVVLTAGSGSMEDGISAVEEVAGVINAFETTGGTSTGIPGRDTGDTHGSVWRAGGPEA; from the coding sequence ATGCTTTTGCAGACGGAATCGTCACGTACTTTTTTTCGGCGGCGTCCGGTCCTCCGGCGAACGCTCGCAGCGGCTGCTGCCCTGTTGATCCCGCTGACCGCCGGTTGCGCCGGGGTAACGGCAACAGAACAGGTCAAGGCTGCGGCAGAGTCCACCACGAAGGCAGCGCCGTCCGATGCACTGCCGGAGCAGGAAGCACGCCAGCTCGACGACGCCTTAACGGATTACGCCGCTGAGACCGGCTCCCAGTTTTCCGCGGCAATTTATGAGAAGTCGACCGGACGGTCCTGGTATTACAACGACGGCGGAACGTATCTGGAAGCCAGCCTGGTGAAGGTCCCGATCCTGCTGACGCTGCTGCGGCAGGCGACAGAAGAGGAACGGCAGCTGACGCTGGAAGAGGAATACCTTTCCGTCATGATGATCGAGTACAGCGACAATGACGCGACGACTGAGCTGTACCAGTCCGTTGGCGGGGCACCTGAGTTGTCCCGGACGTATGAGCTGCTGGGGGTAACGGAAACCAGCGCCACGGAAATCTGGGGAGCCAACGACACCCGGGCCGGGGATCAGCTGAAGATCGCCCGTGCGCTCCTAGAAGGGGTGGACTGGATCAGCGGCGGCCTGCAGGATTACGCCGTCGAGCTGATGGAAAACGTGGAGGACAGCCAGCGGTGGGGGATCAGCGCCGGGCTGGAGGAGAGCGGCGCCAAGATCGCGCTGAAAAACGGTTGGCTTCAGGACGATGACCTGGCGTGGAACGTGGGAAGCGTCGGCTTTGTGCGCGCCGGCGGCTCTGAATACGCGGTGGTGGTCCTGACAGCCGGAAGCGGATCAATGGAGGACGGCATATCGGCGGTGGAGGAAGTGGCCGGGGTCATTAACGCTTTCGAAACGACCGGAGGCACCAGTACCGGGATCCCGGGCAGGGACACCGGCGACACGCACGGCTCCGTGTGGCGGGCCGGTGGCCCGGAAGCATAG